The genome window GCGTCGAGCAATCGGTCGAAACGAACAAGTTACTTGAAGACTTGATTTCATTAAACAGCACGTCGCAAGCCGACAGTGCCGTCGCTTATATCGGTCAATATGTCGAAACGTCCGGCAATAGCGGATTTTTACAAGATGGCCAATCGGCATTCTCATATAACCTTCCAGCTGGAGTGCAGACGGCCTCTATTACGGTTCTCGATGCAGCAGGGCGACCGGTTAGTACTCAGACAGTAGAAGCTTCAGAAGGAAGCTACAGCTATAATTGGGATGGGGTGAATAGCTTCGACGGCACGGATATGCCAAATGGGACCTATAGTTTTGGTGTTGCCGCGCGCGATATTAACGGTGATTTAGTCGATGCTGAGACCTTTACTTCGGGTGTCGTGACTTCGGTTGCGCTGAATGGGCCAAAACCAGTGATGACACTGAATGGAGCTCTTGAGGTGGATGTTGATAAAATCGCCTCTGTTGTAGGAAGATTTTAGTCATTCATTAAAAATGGCACGAAAGTTGTAAGGTAAATACAGAACATATTATTGCAGGATTAGGAGACAGTTATGAGTTTATATGGAGCATTATTTGCAGGGGTATCTGGGCTAAAAGCACAGGCGAGCAAAATCGGCGTTATCTCGGATAACATCGCTAACGTGAACACGGTCGGTTACAAAGGGGCGGAAAGCCAATTTGAAACACTGGTGGTTAATGGTAGCTCAGGTTC of Rickettsiales bacterium contains these proteins:
- a CDS encoding flagellar hook capping FlgD N-terminal domain-containing protein, encoding MLDLSTLGFSEAASPATSTLRREDAELSSADQTRKSLAEDFDEFMLLFTTQLQNQDPTEPLDTNEMTAQLVSFTGVEQSVETNKLLEDLISLNSTSQADSAVAYIGQYVETSGNSGFLQDGQSAFSYNLPAGVQTASITVLDAAGRPVSTQTVEASEGSYSYNWDGVNSFDGTDMPNGTYSFGVAARDINGDLVDAETFTSGVVTSVALNGPKPVMTLNGALEVDVDKIASVVGRF